A region of the Fusobacteria bacterium ZRK30 genome:
GGTTCCATATCTCGATAAATCTATCGTCTGTCCCCTCATCTCCTAATTTCGAGTTTTCGTCTCCTCCATACTCTACTCCCAGGTCTACATGAATTTCACTACAAGGTCCACAAGAACCTACTGGTCCTGCTGACCACCAGTTATCATCTTCACCTAATCTTACTAATCTTTCCATTGGTACACCAATTTTTTTATTCCAGATCTCTTCAGTTTCATCGTCTGTTGTAAACACAGATATCCATAACTTTTCTGCATCTAATTTTAATACCTCTGTAATAAATTCCCAAGACCAGGCTATCGCTTCTTCCTTGAAATAATCTCCAAATGAAAAGTTTCCTAACATCTCAAAAAAAGTATGATGTCTAGCTGTTCTTCCTACATTTTCAAGGTCATTAGTTCTGATACACTTTTGATGAGTAACCACTCTCGGTGTAGGAGCTTCTTTTTGTCCTAAAAAATAAGGTTTAAAAGGTACCATTCCAGCTACTGTCAATAACAGCGTGGGATCATCTGGTATCAATGATGCACTCTCATAGTGTTTATGCTGTTTCCCTTGAAAAAATTCTATAAATTTTCTTCTGATTTCATTACCCGTTAAATTATTCATCCTATCCTCCAAAATTTAAATCTTAAAATTACCCTGAGCCCCTTAATATTTCGACAGATATTTTCATCTCGTCTTTTATCTTAACTCTTTTTTCTATCTTTTCATAAGTTTACAAATCACAGCAAATTCTTGTAGTTAAAAAGAATCTCTCAAATGTAAAACTAGAAAACCTTAACAAAAGGAGTTCATATTTATTTTGCTTAATTTTTATTATATCACATCTGGTTACCGAAAAATCAGATAATCTAATCTAATTTAAATCCCTCTCCTAAATAGATCTTTTTAGCTCTTTCATCGTTGGCTATTTCCTCTGGTGACCCGCTTATTAGAAGCTCTCCCTGAGCCATTACATAAGCTCTGTCGGTGATTCCCAGTGTTTCCCTTACACTATGATCTGTGATCAGGATCCCTAATCCTCTTTTTTTCAAATATCTTATGATCTCCTGAATATCCTCTACTGCTATGGGGTCTACACCTGCAAAAGGTTCATCCAATAGAATAAAATCAGGATTATTAGCTATTGTCCTGGCTATCTCAACCCTTCTTCTTTCTCCTCCTGAGAGGGAATAACCCATAGATTTTTCCACATGGGTCAATTTAAATTCCTCCAAAAGATCATCCTTTATCTTAATTCTTTCCTCTTTTTTTATCTTCCTCATCTCTAAGATCGCCAGGATGTTGTCCTCTACACTGAGATCTCTAAAGATAGATGGTTCCTGAGCCAGATACCCAATTCCCATATTAGCTCTTTTATGCATGGGATAATCAGTTATATCCTGCTCATTAAAAAAAACTTTTCCAGATTCAGGTTTTACAATCCCTGTTATCATATAAAAAGTAGTAGTTTTTCCTGCTCCATTAGGCCCTAAAAGCCCAACTATCTCACCCTTATGCACTTCTAAACTTATTTTATTTACAACTCTTCTTTTTTTATAGCTTTTACACAGATCATGAGCAATTATACTCTTCAAATTTTACCTCCTACTTTTTATAATCTATCCTTACATTTCCTTCGGCATTTAATATCCCTGTTTCCATAAAATATTTTGCATAGTCAGCTTCAATATGATTTTCTGCTGTATCTGCTACTACATTTTCTCGTAAAACAGCAACCTTAGTTTTATTAAAGATCTTCCCTTTATCAGATGAGGCAGTCATGACCTTCCCCTCTTGATCTACATTTTTAAATTCCACATCATTTATAAGAATTGCTATCTCTGTATTCATATCAATATCTGTAATTTCAGATTTAACATCGGTTGTCCCGCCTATATTCAGGTGGTTTCCACGACGTCCCAGAGCTAGCTTTTTTATCAAGTCTACTTCCATATAGTCTGAATAGAGGGTCATATCCTGATATTCATAGATTCCGTTTTTCTTTATCTCAGATCTTGAAATAGATAGTTCTCCATTCACATCTTCATATAAAAATATCTTAGCCGTGTCACCCCGTATTTTAACAGGTTCTTTTTTCTGTGTTTTTTTATCTACATTAAAAGCAAGGGCACGTACATTTCCATCTAGGTCGATCTGTCTGTTCTTTAGATCCCCAAACATAAAGTCACCATAAAGTTTTTCTCCTGTAGACGATGTGAGATTCACTTTAGTTCCATCTAAGATCTCACTTTTCATATTTCCCTTCATAGTTTCTCCATCTATTATATAGTTCTCATAATAGATCTTATATTTTTCCGAAGTATATATATCATCTGTAATAAATGAATATTCTACCTGACTTCCTGTAAATTTCATTCCCGGGTTTTGTACTACTACATTTTTGTTCAATTGAGCGACCTGCCTTGCGATATAGTAGTTAACCTCATCACCAGATGCTTTTTTATCCCCGCTTATTCCATCAAAGTTTTTAGCTTTAACCCTTTCTTCAGCAACAAAATAAACTCCATCGTTCATAGTTGCATTTCCATCTTTAGATATTATCTTGATATTCCCTGGTATATACACTCTCTCCTCAGCAAAGATATATTTTCCACGGTCAGCATAAAGAGTGGCATCCTTTGTTTTTATCTTTAAATTCCCGATAATCTCTGCATAGTTATTGGTATCAAATTCTCCTCGAGCTCCTGTCATCCTAGATCCATCTTCATCTACAATAACTATATTTTTTTCTATCTTCCCTAACCCCGTATTTGAATTATAGGTTAAGTTTTCACCAGTCATAGTTTTTTTATCCTGGATCACTTTTACTCTATTTCTAGAGATCAAATCTCCTGTATCCATATTATATTCTGCATTTTCACCGTAAAAGGTTATCTTATCCTCAGGATTATAAACTGTATATTTACCATAGATATAAGCTTTTTTGTTGAGATCATCTACATCTATCCTTTGACTCTCTAAGATAGAGCCGCTATAGGCAACTTTAGCGTTCCCTGTAAATACATATGATTTTTTTTCTAAATTAAAGTCAACCTTATCAGCTCGGCCATCTATCTGATCCCCTTTAAAACTACCATCTATAACTTTTCCAATTTTCGTTCCATCATTATAATAAAGTTCTTTTCCTACACTCTCATAGGTATTGTCCTTATAATCATAACTATTTAATAGTTTTAATTCCTTGGTTTTACTGTTATAAGTAAGGTCTTTAGTTAATATTTTTCTATCTGAATCCTCGTAGCTCACTAATTTTTTAGAGGTCATATAGAGATCCCCTGTTTTTGTATCATAAGTCCCACTATCAGCTAAAAGTTTACTTGTCTTATTCTCAATTTTAATATTACCATCTATTTTCAACATCCCACTGAGAGTATCGTACACGCCGTTATCAGCAAACAGATTAAAGTCACCGTTTTTACCCCTAAGAGGTCCTGTGAAATACATCTTATTTTCACTGGCTACATAATTTATCTTTTCAACAACCAAGTTTCCACTTTCAAATTCTATCACTATATCTTTAGAGATAGTAAAATCACCTGTAACCTCATCATATTTAAAGTCTTTAGCTCTAAGGTTTGCCCCTTTATAATATACAACAAAATCTCCCTGGGCATGGATAGTTTTCTTTATCCCATCATACCTGGCTTCCTTAAAGTGGCCCGACACTTCATCTGTTTGCAGGTTTCCTAATTTCCTACCTCTTATCCTGATGTTTTCCTTCACATCCAAAATCTTAGTGGTATCATTATAATGTACAAAATTGGCACTGAGCTGCATCTTATCTGTGACCACTCTTATATCATCTTTTAAATTTAAATCCTCTAATTTTGTATCTGTAATCAATGAATCACCGTAAAGGGTGATCCCTTCCTCTTCATTGTATGCTTTTACCTGATTACTAGCATAGACCTTATCTGCTTTCTGGTCATAATTAGCTTTTTCAGCCTCTATCTTCCAACCATTTTTGGATATTCCCTGTATATTATTTTCTAAAAATATATTATTCGTGCTGTCTACCAGGGCATCATCACCAGACAGCTTCATCCCATCAAATATGGCTATAGCTTTTTCA
Encoded here:
- the lptB gene encoding LPS export ABC transporter ATP-binding protein, whose translation is MKSIIAHDLCKSYKKRRVVNKISLEVHKGEIVGLLGPNGAGKTTTFYMITGIVKPESGKVFFNEQDITDYPMHKRANMGIGYLAQEPSIFRDLSVEDNILAILEMRKIKKEERIKIKDDLLEEFKLTHVEKSMGYSLSGGERRRVEIARTIANNPDFILLDEPFAGVDPIAVEDIQEIIRYLKKRGLGILITDHSVRETLGITDRAYVMAQGELLISGSPEEIANDERAKKIYLGEGFKLD
- the lptC gene encoding LPS export ABC transporter periplasmic protein LptC; this encodes MLKKISYYISAILLVVFVYFNYIKEPEQLEKKGEESLVTSNVSYDVENYHVEAEKQIDDTVNNKRTFEKAIAIFDGMKLSGDDALVDSTNNIFLENNIQGISKNGWKIEAEKANYDQKADKVYASNQVKAYNEEEGITLYGDSLITDTKLEDLNLKDDIRVVTDKMQLSANFVHYNDTTKILDVKENIRIRGRKLGNLQTDEVSGHFKEARYDGIKKTIHAQGDFVVYYKGANLRAKDFKYDEVTGDFTISKDIVIEFESGNLVVEKINYVASENKMYFTGPLRGKNGDFNLFADNGVYDTLSGMLKIDGNIKIENKTSKLLADSGTYDTKTGDLYMTSKKLVSYEDSDRKILTKDLTYNSKTKELKLLNSYDYKDNTYESVGKELYYNDGTKIGKVIDGSFKGDQIDGRADKVDFNLEKKSYVFTGNAKVAYSGSILESQRIDVDDLNKKAYIYGKYTVYNPEDKITFYGENAEYNMDTGDLISRNRVKVIQDKKTMTGENLTYNSNTGLGKIEKNIVIVDEDGSRMTGARGEFDTNNYAEIIGNLKIKTKDATLYADRGKYIFAEERVYIPGNIKIISKDGNATMNDGVYFVAEERVKAKNFDGISGDKKASGDEVNYYIARQVAQLNKNVVVQNPGMKFTGSQVEYSFITDDIYTSEKYKIYYENYIIDGETMKGNMKSEILDGTKVNLTSSTGEKLYGDFMFGDLKNRQIDLDGNVRALAFNVDKKTQKKEPVKIRGDTAKIFLYEDVNGELSISRSEIKKNGIYEYQDMTLYSDYMEVDLIKKLALGRRGNHLNIGGTTDVKSEITDIDMNTEIAILINDVEFKNVDQEGKVMTASSDKGKIFNKTKVAVLRENVVADTAENHIEADYAKYFMETGILNAEGNVRIDYKK